From Paraburkholderia sabiae, a single genomic window includes:
- the cutA gene encoding divalent-cation tolerance protein CutA has translation MNVNVSLVLTTVPDLATAQKLAQDALSARLAACVTQLGSVQSSYHWQGKIESAEEIQLMFKTSVARALELERFIQAQHPYDTPEILSWQVTASAAYGQWVNTETQRPIHV, from the coding sequence GTGAACGTGAATGTTAGCTTGGTGTTGACGACCGTGCCGGACCTCGCGACGGCGCAGAAATTAGCTCAGGACGCGCTTTCAGCACGTCTTGCTGCCTGTGTGACGCAGCTCGGCAGCGTTCAATCGAGCTACCACTGGCAGGGCAAGATCGAATCGGCGGAAGAGATCCAGTTGATGTTCAAGACGAGCGTCGCGCGAGCGCTCGAACTCGAACGATTCATCCAGGCTCAGCATCCGTACGACACGCCCGAAATCCTTTCCTGGCAAGTCACCGCATCGGCCGCGTATGGCCAATGGGTGAACACCGAAACGCAACGCCCGATCCATGTTTAA
- the dsbD gene encoding protein-disulfide reductase DsbD, translating into MFNGLSRHWRDLSRVLTLIVGILLLSLTSVGAVRADDFLDPADAFKFSASEQPGEVLVHYKIADGYYMYRERFAFATRNGTATIGGAQLPAGHVKFDQTFNKNVETYRGELTVRVPVSQANGPFDLAVTSQGCADAGICYPPMERVYHVTGAALHAAVAGTAQKPETQEAPDGASWYERATSADYAQSLLQGGGFFAIVGLYFVAGVVLSLLPCSYPMIPILSAIIIGEGPRVTRARGFSLSLAYVVGMALVYTVLGIAAALVGQSLGAWLQNPWVLGAFAVLLTLFALTLIAGVDIVLPQRWQSGVSKASESRSGGKFAAVAVMGALSALVVGACMTAPLFAVLAFIAHTGNAVLGGAALFSMGIGLGVPLLIIGLGAGTLLPRAGAWMDGVKIFFGVILLAAALWIVWPVLAPIPQMLLAALWLLIAAAALGLFSPHAGAGSIWRGLGRGVGAALAIWAATLLVGLAAGSTDPLKPLAVLAGHSSNGASEQAQQSDLSFAPVRSSGQLDEAVKTAAQPAMLDFYADWCVSCKEMEKFTFSDPRVQARLKQMNLLRADVTANNTDDQVLLKRFNLFGPPGIIFFDRGGKEVLRVVGYESADTFLKSLDRAMPGPQT; encoded by the coding sequence ATGTTTAACGGTTTGTCCCGTCACTGGCGCGATCTCTCGCGCGTTCTCACCCTTATCGTCGGCATTTTGCTCCTGTCGTTGACTTCGGTCGGCGCTGTCCGCGCTGACGACTTCCTCGATCCCGCTGATGCGTTCAAATTCAGCGCGTCGGAGCAGCCGGGCGAGGTGCTGGTTCACTACAAGATCGCCGATGGTTATTACATGTATCGCGAGCGCTTCGCTTTTGCGACGCGCAACGGTACGGCCACGATCGGTGGGGCGCAATTGCCTGCGGGGCACGTGAAGTTCGATCAGACCTTCAATAAGAACGTCGAAACGTATCGTGGAGAACTGACCGTTCGCGTGCCCGTAAGCCAGGCGAACGGTCCGTTCGATCTCGCAGTGACGTCGCAAGGCTGCGCAGACGCAGGCATCTGCTATCCGCCAATGGAGCGGGTCTATCACGTTACGGGGGCCGCGCTGCATGCCGCCGTCGCCGGCACCGCGCAGAAGCCTGAGACACAGGAAGCGCCAGACGGCGCGTCGTGGTACGAGCGTGCAACAAGTGCCGACTACGCGCAATCGTTGCTTCAAGGCGGCGGCTTCTTCGCGATCGTAGGTCTCTATTTCGTCGCCGGCGTCGTGCTGAGCCTGTTGCCATGTTCGTATCCGATGATTCCGATTCTGTCGGCAATCATCATCGGCGAAGGGCCACGTGTCACGCGGGCGCGCGGTTTTTCGCTCTCGCTGGCTTATGTGGTCGGGATGGCGCTCGTGTACACGGTGCTCGGCATCGCGGCCGCGCTGGTTGGCCAGAGCCTCGGTGCCTGGCTTCAGAACCCATGGGTGTTGGGTGCATTTGCGGTTCTACTCACGCTGTTTGCGCTGACGCTGATCGCTGGCGTGGATATCGTGTTGCCCCAGCGCTGGCAGAGCGGCGTGTCGAAGGCTTCGGAGAGCCGGTCGGGCGGCAAGTTCGCCGCTGTCGCGGTGATGGGCGCGCTATCGGCGCTGGTGGTCGGTGCGTGCATGACGGCACCTCTCTTTGCGGTACTTGCCTTCATCGCGCACACAGGAAACGCGGTGTTAGGCGGCGCGGCCCTGTTTTCCATGGGCATCGGCCTCGGCGTGCCCTTGTTGATCATCGGGCTCGGCGCGGGTACGTTGCTGCCGCGCGCCGGGGCCTGGATGGACGGCGTGAAGATTTTCTTCGGCGTGATCCTGCTCGCGGCGGCACTGTGGATCGTCTGGCCAGTGTTGGCACCGATCCCGCAAATGTTGCTGGCAGCGTTGTGGCTGTTGATCGCGGCGGCCGCTCTGGGACTGTTTTCTCCTCATGCGGGCGCAGGCTCGATCTGGCGCGGACTGGGGCGCGGCGTCGGCGCCGCATTGGCGATCTGGGCCGCGACCTTGCTGGTCGGTCTGGCTGCGGGTTCGACGGATCCGCTGAAGCCGCTCGCGGTGCTCGCCGGTCATTCGTCGAACGGGGCCTCCGAGCAGGCCCAGCAGAGCGATCTCTCGTTTGCCCCGGTGCGCTCATCAGGTCAACTCGATGAAGCCGTCAAAACGGCTGCACAGCCCGCTATGCTCGATTTTTACGCAGACTGGTGCGTCAGCTGCAAGGAAATGGAGAAGTTCACGTTCAGTGACCCGCGCGTGCAGGCGAGGTTGAAGCAGATGAACCTGCTGCGGGCGGATGTCACCGCGAACAATACCGACGATCAGGTGCTTCTCAAACGCTTCAACCTGTTCGGGCCGCCCGGAATAATCTTTTTCGATCGCGGTGGGAAAGAGGTGCTGCGCGTCGTCGGGTATGAGTCGGCGGATACATTTCTGAAGAGTCTCGACCGGGCGATGCCCGGGCCTCAGACCTGA
- the rplQ gene encoding 50S ribosomal protein L17 encodes MRHRHGLRKLNRTSSHRLAMLRNMSNSLIEHEVIKTTLPKAKELRKVVEPLITLGKKPSLANRRLAFNRLRDRDSVTKLFDVLGPRFANRPGGYLRILKFGFRVGDNAPMALVELLDRPEVEEVENVAEAE; translated from the coding sequence ATGCGTCACCGTCATGGTCTGCGGAAACTGAACCGCACGAGCAGCCACCGTCTGGCAATGCTCCGTAATATGTCCAACTCGCTGATCGAGCACGAAGTCATCAAGACGACGCTGCCGAAGGCGAAGGAACTCCGTAAAGTCGTCGAGCCGCTGATCACGCTCGGCAAGAAGCCGTCGCTGGCAAATCGCCGTCTGGCATTCAACCGCCTGCGCGATCGTGACTCGGTCACGAAGCTGTTCGACGTGCTGGGCCCGCGCTTTGCAAACCGTCCGGGTGGCTATCTGCGCATCCTGAAGTTCGGTTTCCGCGTCGGCGACAACGCACCGATGGCACTGGTCGAACTGCTCGACCGTCCGGAAGTCGAGGAAGTCGAAAACGTTGCAGAAGCTGAATAA